A window from Ureaplasma parvum serovar 3 str. ATCC 27815 encodes these proteins:
- a CDS encoding DUF1410 domain-containing protein: MENNKKIYDLVLDKDLITNREYKLFKAQITDSKDTNTVFNDLSINGVSHKFGINPYNTNLSIDYSNWVTNLTENSATINVKVNSTDQVFENNQIVEATFVSTSNPSEIKKIDGVLSEVSANKNSAKIKWNLTDLKPETEYRFTSAKFKNKPDLAKWMLTINKNNVIYGGNLDTKFKTLVDKLKLLKLESNNDIYYNIQENAVNPNRVIGTIKAEFSRINSNYINKKIKLVYEDNNHQEWETNELTLSNNKTSYNFDISKLTPNRKYSFKKILISNNNIFEELLNSNNIADSFIYHHAPTAVTFKTEGDENQLWKSNIGITTAKFRLGLESLDKILENGDKIVVTFANKKYPNNQDKMKVYTMSIIDSRNDGLYANIKHDLVNLDEGSEYYIKEIRMIKKPNKAYEDVNGNKIISPINDAQRRTLENTNFKTNWAIYNAKKYGNWDQPTINSAKYAFEITTTNDGTMLNTNSKFQLVFKKVSDSTKTFIQTINLVRKDNKWILEGEISNLEPNTEYILSTIKLSRPTGNDLFDTELNTNINIIEQNQNKILTKGIDPYIESITYEKTNDLRRRIIKLKIKDIKDYNDGDRLVLEYRYNNSTSKKEVSLTLNKNQEDYSVNIENLTYNREYTLKNIIKINHNTNNITSIDISKLNDKTFVVEPSVTKLTNFKNITNFDEKKQIWSRIMEFNITNDDEWFSQSLLNSYKIRAIVENLSTNKIDDNPIIKIVNDNGKPKLQIHINNININDQNNEYKLRIVKFENKPNSYLYKNINNDWDNIFYDTNKNGSVIYKSSNTSNYAGIVDITNVDHNIYTTNNTSYTYVSFSGSVRKLIFNNMNNQNDSIFGEVMYKNLDNGQIYNTTVGIIENNVNKNYNTPGQFQLLLDKMPKSSRYQFYGIKYWRANDKKDNAKIALVPNDKKTKIIWL; this comes from the coding sequence TTGGAAAATAATAAAAAGATTTACGATTTAGTTCTTGATAAGGATTTGATTACTAATCGTGAATATAAATTATTTAAAGCTCAAATTACTGATTCAAAAGATACTAATACAGTGTTTAATGATTTAAGTATTAATGGTGTTAGTCATAAATTTGGTATTAATCCTTATAATACAAATTTATCTATCGATTATTCTAATTGGGTAACAAATTTAACTGAGAATAGTGCTACTATAAATGTAAAAGTTAATTCAACTGATCAAGTTTTTGAAAATAATCAAATTGTTGAAGCTACATTTGTATCTACATCAAATCCATCAGAAATTAAAAAAATTGATGGTGTATTAAGTGAAGTAAGTGCAAATAAAAATAGTGCTAAAATTAAATGAAATTTAACTGATTTAAAACCAGAAACAGAATATAGATTCACATCAGCTAAATTTAAAAATAAGCCAGATTTAGCTAAATGAATGTTAACAATAAATAAAAATAATGTAATATATGGAGGTAATCTAGATACTAAATTCAAAACATTAGTTGATAAACTAAAATTATTGAAATTAGAATCAAATAATGATATTTATTACAATATACAAGAAAATGCTGTTAATCCTAATAGAGTGATAGGAACAATAAAAGCAGAATTTTCAAGAATTAATTCTAATTACATTAACAAAAAAATTAAATTAGTATATGAAGATAACAATCATCAAGAATGAGAAACTAATGAACTAACTTTATCAAACAATAAAACTAGTTATAATTTTGATATTAGTAAACTAACTCCTAATAGAAAATATTCTTTCAAAAAGATTTTAATTTCAAATAATAATATCTTTGAAGAATTGCTAAATTCAAATAATATTGCTGATTCATTTATATATCATCATGCACCAACTGCAGTAACATTTAAAACAGAAGGCGATGAAAATCAATTGTGAAAATCAAATATTGGCATAACTACTGCTAAATTTAGATTAGGTTTAGAATCATTAGATAAAATTTTAGAAAATGGCGATAAGATAGTTGTAACTTTTGCTAATAAAAAATATCCAAACAATCAAGATAAAATGAAAGTTTATACAATGTCAATCATTGATTCAAGAAATGATGGATTATACGCAAATATTAAACATGATTTAGTAAATCTTGATGAAGGAAGTGAATATTACATAAAAGAAATAAGAATGATTAAAAAACCAAACAAAGCTTATGAAGATGTAAATGGTAATAAAATTATTTCACCAATTAATGATGCACAAAGAAGAACGTTAGAGAATACTAATTTTAAAACAAATTGAGCAATATATAATGCAAAAAAATACGGAAATTGGGATCAACCAACAATTAATAGTGCAAAGTATGCTTTTGAAATTACAACTACTAATGATGGAACAATGTTAAATACAAATTCTAAATTCCAATTGGTATTTAAAAAAGTTAGTGATAGTACCAAGACATTTATACAAACAATTAATTTAGTAAGAAAAGATAATAAATGGATTCTTGAAGGAGAAATATCTAATTTAGAGCCAAATACAGAATACATTTTATCTACAATAAAATTATCAAGACCAACAGGCAATGATCTATTTGATACAGAATTAAACACAAACATTAACATTATTGAACAAAATCAAAATAAAATTTTAACTAAAGGTATTGATCCATATATCGAATCAATTACTTATGAAAAAACTAATGATTTAAGAAGAAGAATTATTAAATTAAAAATTAAGGATATAAAAGATTACAATGATGGTGATAGATTAGTATTAGAGTATAGATACAATAATTCAACTTCTAAAAAAGAAGTAAGCTTAACTTTAAATAAAAATCAAGAAGATTATAGCGTTAATATTGAAAATTTAACTTATAATCGTGAATATACTTTAAAAAATATTATTAAAATAAATCATAATACTAATAATATTACTTCAATAGATATTAGTAAATTAAATGATAAAACATTTGTTGTTGAACCAAGTGTGACAAAATTAACTAATTTTAAAAATATTACAAATTTTGATGAAAAAAAACAAATTTGATCAAGAATAATGGAATTTAATATTACTAATGATGATGAGTGATTTTCTCAATCATTATTAAATTCATATAAAATTCGTGCTATTGTGGAAAATTTATCAACCAATAAAATTGATGATAATCCAATAATTAAAATTGTAAATGACAATGGTAAACCTAAATTACAAATTCATATTAACAATATTAATATAAATGATCAAAATAATGAATATAAATTAAGAATTGTAAAATTTGAAAATAAACCAAATTCTTACCTATATAAAAACATAAATAATGATTGAGATAATATTTTTTATGATACTAATAAAAATGGTTCAGTTATATACAAAAGTTCTAATACAAGTAATTATGCTGGAATAGTAGATATTACGAATGTTGATCATAACATTTATACTACAAATAATACAAGTTATACTTATGTTAGTTTTAGTGGAAGTGTTAGAAAACTTATTTTTAATAATATGAATAATCAAAATGATTCTATTTTTGGTGAAGTTATGTACAAAAATTTAGATAATGGTCAAATTTATAATACAACAGTTGGAATAATTGAAAATAATGTTAACAAAAATTATAATACTCCTGGCCAATTTCAACTACTTTTAGATAAAATGCCAAAATCTTCAAGATATCAATTTTATGGTATTAAATATTGAAGAGCAAATGATAAAAAAGATAATGCAAAAATTGCATTAGTCCCAAATGATAAAAAAACAAAAATAATTTGATTGTAA